The following proteins come from a genomic window of Pocillopora verrucosa isolate sample1 chromosome 6, ASM3666991v2, whole genome shotgun sequence:
- the LOC131776398 gene encoding D-inositol 3-phosphate glycosyltransferase-like — MSVSLSQAFTVMQEENLDNFLTFLGTEAFERSLPVAISDLSNLQVQLYTGNQFDRETLCTLYFIPTVSDQSSSPKNFPSTTQVALPEQKEDQQGFPLPKAPEVTDSRIFSEMVLNVTILADEWNSLKGGLTTFNRELAINLASRTDTQVTFFVPQGACGEEEKAAAEKNCVTIIEAKELIACTPLVELFFPPKDLRIDVVIGHGVKLGQQAQKIRESHDCKWVQVVHTAPDELGMYKDYPKAIAKSEEKNQREASLCKLADLVMAVGPKLKGFYSTHLRSFNKDQDVVEFTPGIMRDLTDATQSPNENNVFQVLMFGRGDDEDFELKGYDIAAGAFTSHELKNDSYHLTFVGAAPGKQEKLAAKLLKHGISRNQLSVKEYIKDRERLKELLLRMDLVIMPSRTEGFGLTSLEALSAGLPVLAGHNSGFSKALQNVEFGGLCVVDSDKPEDWSKAIKKVRQKERETRLKEMQRLRQSYEQTYNWEKQCETLVREIRRKVFA; from the exons ATGTCTGTGTCTCTTTCCCAAGCATTTACTGTGATGCAAGAAGAAAATCTAGACAACTTCTTGAC GTTTCTCGGAACTGAAGCTTTTGAAAGAAGTTTGCCAGTAGCCATTAGCGACCTCAGTAACCTGCAAGTACAGCTATACACGGGGAATCAATTTGACAGGGAAACATTATGCACGCTGTATTTCATACCTACCGTTTCAGATCAG AGCTCTTCTCCCAAGAACTTTCCTTCTACAACACAGGTAGCCCTGCCTGAGCAAAAGGAAGATCAG CAAGGCTTTCCCTTACCGAAAGCACCTGAAGTAACAGATTCAAGAATTTTCTCAGAAATGGTTTTGAATGTTACAATCTTAGCAGACGAGTGGAATTCACTGAAAGGTGGATTAACGACGTTTAACAGAGAACTTGCCATTAATTTGGCAAGCCGTACCGACACTCAAGTCACTTTCTTTGTCCCTCAAGGTGCATGTGGAGAGGAAGAAAAAGCTGCAGCTGAGAAAAATTGTGTTACTATTATTGAGGCAAAGGAACTTATCGCGTGCACTCCCCTCGTAGAATTGTTTTTTCCACCGAAAGACCTTCGAATTGATGTAGTAATTGGTCATGGCGTGAAGCTTGGTCAACAGGCTCAGAAGATTAGAGAATCTCATGACTGCAAGTGGGTTCAAGTAGTGCACACTGCTCCAGATGAACTCGGTATGTACAAGGACTATCCGAAAGCTATCGcaaaaagtgaagaaaagaaCCAGCGTGAGGCTAGTCTATGCAAATTAGCTGACCTTGTCATGGCAGTCGGGCCTAAATTGAAAGGTTTCTACTCCACTCATCTACGCTCTTTCAATAAAGATCAGGATGTTGTGGAATTTACACCCGGAATTATGAGAGATTTAACTGATGCGACGCAGTCGCCAAACGAGAATAACGTGTTTCAGGTCCTGATGTTTGGGCGTGGTGATGACGAAGACTTCGAGCTAAAAGGCTACGATATTGCCGCTGGGGCATTTACAAGTCATGAGCTGAAAAACGACTCCTATCATCTCACATTTGTTGGAGCGGCCCCAGGAAAACAAGAGAAATTGGCAGCGAAGCTTCTTAAACATGGCATTTCTAGAAACCAGCTGTCTGTCAAAGAATATATCAAGGATAGAGAGCGATTGAAAGAGCTGCTTCTTCGTATGGATCTGGTTATCATGCCCTCAAGAACAGAGGGATTTGGACTCACTTCTCTGGAAGCCTTATCCGCTGGTTTGCCTGTCCTTGCTGGCCACAACTCAGGCTTTTCAAAAGCGTTGCAGAATGTAGAATTTGGAGGACTCTGTGTAGTTGACTCCGATAAACCCGAAGACTGGTCAAAGGCAATCAAGAAGGTTCGTCAAAAAGAGAGGGAAACGCGGCTAAAGGAGATGCAACGATTGCGGCAATCTTATGAACAGACCTACAACTGGGAAAAACAATGCGAGACTCTTGTGAGGGAGATaaggagaaaagtttttg CGTAG